In Styela clava chromosome 10, kaStyClav1.hap1.2, whole genome shotgun sequence, the sequence AACATTcagggtcattatgacgttattttaaTCGACATTTTTATCGGTGGGCcagatgaaacacttcggtgggccGGATCTGCTCATCCCTGCTCTAGGCAGCTTGAGTTGAGTCAGTGACTCAGACCTCCCAACATAACGCTACCTCTAGGTTCACTGATCATTTGAAGTCGAGTCAACTAcagaacgagaatatcggttggaaaccgaagacttatcgatcgatagttaggggatcccccaaaacagaaactgcagtttcgattcatccgctcttgtaacttgcgcactgcgcatcgcacacacacactcggcgggtctcaaaattctctcgctttacaaaaatctagatcactatatcaataattgattgataactcgctaattatacgacataattcgcccaaaatcaataggtttctggtccgagataagatgaatgcacatgcaaaatttggagcagattcaacatcgcattcgcgagatatcgcgttcatctaacagacagacagacatacatacagacaaatacctatcaatatacttaccgatcttaagatcgataagtaatgagttgTGTTTTCACGGCCTAACTCGTTCTCACCTTGGAACATTTAACACACTTGCTCGCTATGTTCGACTCGAAGCAATTCTCGCAATGCACTCCTCCATCTCTCTTCACGAAACTCTTGGTTCCAATGCTTCTTCCACAGGTCGCGCATCTGAAACAGGCTTCGTGGTATTGCAGCCCGCCATACTCCATGCGACGAGTGCCTGCGGAATTGAAATGTTAGTTTTTAGTGTTGATATCAGTGATTGTAAAACTTCGTTTGCCTTGAGAACCAATTTATAAACCCAGAGTGTAACAAATCGGATAGCataggccagggctactcaactatttttatcgaaggtccgcaaacaaaacttcaaaattatttgggtccggtctttccagaaatgatatttcggcatccttaaacgagcacttcctcgaccgactagtgattagtagcaaattaaaattgtttattatggtgttatagttcttttcgtatatattcaaaactatgaaagtcattttataataggaaaatTCAAAaggtggggctaatgatccaaaataaatacttAGGTGCGGTTCAAATCCAAtgctcgaaaggtccggattcggaccgcggtccgccagttgagtagccctggcatAGGGAATGACGACAcaaaaaaattcctttttttttgcaaaacctAAGGTTTCTACGCCTTAGTTGCTTCTTGTGCAGGGCGTTGTTCGGAATGGAATATTCAACTTCTGTAATAGTTTTGTCGATCTATATCAGTTTATTTAGATCTGTGGTCGAGGCATGCAATGGGCATTACATAGAAAAGAAACCGAGGCCAATAACGCAAAGGTCTGGAAATTACATGAGACATTGGGTTCttgaaataatattgtaatGAACTAATCGGAGCAATATTTAATTATCTAGTGACGCATTCAACGTGAAACAAATCTCTCTGAGCTCGGCCCGAGAGTTAAATTTAAAAGGTTGCGAATGTTTCAAGAGGGTCCCTTGGTGCATTACGACCTGATTATATCTGCATTTAAGCTCGGTTCCCGGGGCAAAACCGAGAGGCATTGATCGCAAATGGTTACGATGCTATAAAGTATTCCATGctggtttaaaaaaattaaacggGAAAGCCATTTGTTCTCCCAGGATTGAAAAGAGTCTGATTCTTCTGGTGACACGATATGTTGTCACAAATCCTCAATCCATTCGAGATTTCAAAACAAAGAGTGAATTTCCGGATAATTGGTATTTGAAATAATCATAAAGGGGCATGCAATTTTCAGCATAGCATGTCAAGGAAAGTTTAAAAAACAtgcatttttcacattttttcaaaataacttTTTAAGTTTTGCCTCTTCGAGTTGAAGCCTCGTATTAGAGCGTTTTCGCATTTCGCATTTTCGCGTTTTGCGTGATGCCAAAGAGAGGGGATTTACGCCTGAACCAATGTTTGGAAAATCAACCTAACAATCTGATAAATAAACACGTCATTTACGCTTCACTGTATCGTTGataagaaaaacatttttatgacaCTCGAAATTTTTATCATAGGTTTTATGAATATGATTTTTAAACAGTTTTGAAAAGTGTTGGATTACCCGAAATGCTCTTCAAAATTCTTATTCTTAGATGAGAATAAgaaatgatttttaaatttatcccAGGGATGAGAAAAGGATAAGACGACTCAATCCTTTGGTAAACCACGGCCCCCCCGTTCGTTTACTAGTTGGGTAGGGACGATTAGCCAATTGTTTCAGATACTTGATGGCGGAAGAAGTCTGATTCGATCAACGGTTACGTGGACCACCTTTCAAAGATGGAGAATCTAACAATCCGCTCGCACAACATTATCCCAGCGAGATTCGAACCTGCCCacggtaatcagaggtgcgatggtaAGTGCAACGCCAATGAAACAATTCTCCTCACCTGCTTTGAATTTCTTTCCGCACTCGTGACACTTCGGCGCAAACTTGTCATCATAGCAGGACACGCAGACGAACTTCCCGTCTCTGTTAGTAAAGCTGGTATCGGCCAATGGGTTGTCGCACACGGAACAGGTAAAGCAGAGCTCATGGTAGTGCTGGTCTTTGTAGGTCACATCCTGTCAAATTGAATGAATAGTGTTTTTATGCGGAGTGGAATTTTGCTTTGTTGGGGgaaatattactttgtattgGGTGTGGCGCAGCTtgtgttttgtatatttattgtattttgtcattttttaatattactaaatataaataatatttggaacTGTCCAAAATCTAGGGTGGGGTGGATTTGCAGACATTAATAAAACAttgttaaaaatttcaaaaaagatcCACGAAAACTCAAAACAGCATCAATATGAATGACAATGCATTCCTAACAATTTATAAACAAGGTTTTAATACACAAAccagaattaaataaaaaattggttttagatttttgaaaaatttttcttAGCCCGAAATCGCAAGTCAGAGTCCATTCCAGTTCTGAAGTTCCGATTAAAATGTCGATCTTTCCGAATCCACAGCCTAGTTAAGATCATATTAACGTGCCCACTCACCAGTTTTTCATtcgggtgggggggggggggggggggggtataaTCTTAGGGGGTGACAGACATTTTGCTATTAGTGAAAAAACTATTTacaacttataaaaatgtgttatctATTTGACTGACCCCTTCGTGAATATTTAAATTAGCAATTAAACTGTAGTATCAAACTCTTAAAATCAGGGAGGGCGAGGggttgaaattttagggggtgGAGGAGAAGGAAAATCAATGCTACTCACCCTGCAGTCTGTTCCAATGACCTTTCCACAGGTGTTGCAAGGATTGCAGTAGTACGATTCAAAACAGTTGACGCAGTACTTGTTGGAAtcctaaaaatgaaatattattagcCACGGTTATGGaaacactttttttttattaaaagaaatataaagcaGTAGAGAGTCAAAATTCAGAATTCTGCGGAAACTCAAAAACATTGAGTGTACTGAGTGATCATTAAAATCTATAAGACGACAAAAAAAGAAGCGTAACCCAGGTCATCTGAAATTTATTCTGTGGGTTCCGTTTTGGGGTCATGTCGTATTAAAGAAGACTAGCACACGTCCAAATTTTTGTATTGATAATCCTTTGATTTGATTTTCTCAGAGTAGAATGCCAAAATCTAAATTTTTGAACTTGGAATCGGGAGTCAATCATGAATGTTCAGGCTTGTTCCTTGAAATACGGAatcgtcccatgggatgggaaaGCGCACGTTTGTATTTCTCATGGCAGACATGATTACGTCAGTGGGGACTTTAAATCTTCAACCATATTCCTTTTTCGTATTCTTGTATCTGATATTTATTTTGTGAATGGGACTGACATAAATCGCTTTAGATGGGACAGAAAAACACTGCACTAATGGAACCGTATAATGCAATGATGCTGTAGCAATAGTGATCGTAGCAATTCAgagtaattcaagagtcttgctgcacattaacaTAAACATCTTTCTATTGAATAACTCAGAACGCAACCAAATTTCACTTTGATCCCAGATTCACGGTCTGTTGCATTCGCGCGTTTCTAATCTCCGAACTAACCGCTGTTAATGCGTGTTATCGTTGCAAGCCATTAATTAAAAGATGGATCGGCGCGTTTAACTCAAGTTTGTGATAAGTTGTGACCTAGTTGTTAACGCGTTAGAGCACGGGTGGGCACGGTTTATGAACCAGGAGTCGAAAAATTTGCCCACCCAgcctggcgggccatgtaattgtgatgtaaaaatacattttatgaacatgCACTAAATATAACAGCAATCTCGaaaaattccttgagctatgtttagctaaaacatacaaatttggtttcagtttggttgcggcagcatcaggcgggccagattgaattacctaacgggccggatttgacccgcgggtcgtagtttgcccatgtccgCGTCAGTGTTAGTGTTAGACCTGGCATCGCGGTTTAAAATCTAGGTTTCGATTCCGAGTAGGAAACAGAAAGTTTGAGAAAGCTGCAGTGACCCAAGGTTTGTTATGTATGCAACGCTAACGAATCATACGAGAATACAGAATTACTACaaaattttgttaagttttaCAAACTTTTTCTATTCTTCAGATTTTAAGCGTATTTGTTCCGAACTCGCGTTACAATAGGGAAACGATGACGTCATTAAGCGGTATCAATTACCACAAATTTGTCTGGTGTGACGTCACTCCATCGACGCTCTCACGATCAGAATCTGTTTACCAAAAAATTTCAGACGCAAATGGAAAAAACTCGTAAAatatattgaacaaaaatattcagTTGAAAGACTGTTTGAGACTGTGACAAAGTTTGAATGGATATTATTTGTTAACTTATCAGAGGCCATAGGTAATTGTTACTTCTGATATGCTGTTATCATGATCGGCCACAGATAACTGCCCTGAGCGGTATTTCAGCTTGTAATACTCGAGGATTAACAATGGGTGCTTGGCGTGCCGTGGTCAAGTTGAGTGTTTCAGGTACGATTTTAGGAAATGCGGAAATTTACCTGTTTTCCACGGTTAAATCGTTAATTGACAAAACTGTCTTTTAGGTTAAATATttagttgataaaatttgattatCTTATATGTTTGCCGATACTTAACGCTGTGTTATTACGAATTACACCCGAATCACAGTACATTTTACGCATTATTTACAATGAAGCAGATGTTGTAAAACTTTTCCAACTCGTGGTCCTTCTGCTATATAGAATATAAATCCTTACAAAAAGAAATTTGACTTTATCAACATAAAATTATGATATGGGAAAGTTTTACAACATACGCATATTTACTACCAGCCAGTCAGTCGTACTTATCTCCCCCCCACGATAATTTTAACatatttgatcattttatttttcaaacatcaaAATTGCCAAAATATCTAAAAACAGAATTATTTTCGAAACAAAATCCGAGAAAGTTTCTCCCGCAAAACTTTGGTTATATCAGGATTATGACATTATAATGCGGGCGAAAAATAGATTGTTGCGTGATAAGAGAAAGGATTGTTGTCATACAATACAGCCTTTTACTCGTATAATATTAAAGAAAAAGCCAGTGTCAGTTGCGAGAAATCGACCAGCCAAACCGCGCCATTAAACGGTGTTATGATGTATTTCAGATTATGACATCAGTTTCGTAATATGATACCcctcttttttttcaataaaatacccCCCTACCCCCATTATCCCGTCCCGTCTAGGTTTAAATAAACTAGAAAATAAGAGAATTCAACGTGCTTTTTTTAAGATTTACTTCTTACCCCCTACTATCTTGtcgagatttaaaaaaaaaaaaagtatggaATACATTTGAATCCAACGTACATTCTTTTTTGCTGTAAACGCCAGACATTCGCCATGAATAATTCAAGAAACAATTCCAAGAATCGCGGTGAGAATATACATTGCACAACGGGTGTCAGCAAAACGATGGAATTTCGGATTTTAATTTGGAAAAACGTATCCATGTTATCGTAAATATTCTCACTGGCGTTGATATATACATGGAAAGATGATTATTACCATTGAGACATTGCATCTCAATAATACCTAGCGATATAAATCAaacatatcaattttttatcCTAATTTAACAAACGACCCCACTATttcggtattttttttttggggggggtgGATTCATCGGATTCGAGTCaagatttaattttaaatgGAATGACTCGTTTTTAACTGATAGCCAGTGAAGCTTGTTCCAGTGATTGACTCGATCTCGGATTCAGGCGGCCCGTGTTGCGACTTCGCTTCCTAAAAACGTCGATAATACGAAGCAGTGCAATTCCGTTGTTGAATCAATCACCTAACTCTTGAGATTAATGACGATTTTGCTGTTGTTGGAGTCGTATCCGATTTGTTATTTCAAACTATCCGGGATTGAAATtatgattcaaaaattttgttctcACGAGGCGGAGTCGTTTTAAGGACAAATCTACAAACATGATGAAATATAGATTCGATTTGTGAAACATCGCAATTCACTCTGTCGACTAGACGATACCCAGACAGATGAATAATTCATACCAGTATTTATCAACCTTTATCGATATATTTTTCTCATCGCCTTATTTGGATATCTGTATTACCGTcacaattaataaaaacattgttTCCATAATCCAGGGGGTGCCTAACCTCATTGGCCGCGgtccaaaattagaatcggaaggATGTCCGTAGGCCAGAAGAGTGTAGCGCCCGAAAATGCGCGACTGTTTAGCTAGGGTTCAGTGGATTCACGTTTGACATTTTGTTTGACTCATAATGGTGTTTAATGTCGTATTCCTTCAGTACTGAAATAGTTCGTTGGCAAAAAAAGACAAATCACTGAAGTTTGATTCTGATTTTTACATCTCTAAGCTTTCTTATGTGagtaatatttaaattactgccctatgttATCCTAATGCCGGTACGTATTATTGAGAGACtggtatatttgaattgttgtgataaacacgtgcttaaactgtgataatgacataacaattgccAGTATCTAGATCGCAAAAATGTAGAAACAAAATCTGTTGAACAATATTTCACTCGAGCTCCGAGGGCCATTtcaaatcgttacgcgggccggatttggcccgcgtgcCGCGGTTTGGAAACCCCTGCCGTAATCCAATGCATCATCGGCTAGTGATACGCGCAAGTAGCACTCTGGCTTTTGCACTGTTTGAATAGTTTATGATGTGTTAACAATTACGCATTTcaatcagtgtttcccaaaacCGAAATTAAAAGCGGAAGGATATTCGCGAACCAGTAGGGGGGAGCGCTCAGAGGGGCCCGATATCGGTATAAATCGGTACCGGCATGATTCAATGTTACCAATATAAACATGCttaactgtgataatgacgtaacaattggttgtatctagaattaaaaaagaaaaaatgtaaAGTATTATAATAGTTCACTACGCCGTTCACTTCACTCGGAGGGCCATATTAAATAGTTACGAAGGCCATAATTGGCCCGCGAACAGCGGTTTAGGGGCCTGTACTGAACTAAATGAATAAACAATATTAGTAAAAATACACAGAGTACAtcgtaatatttttgtaatttctcTAAAACCACAAACTTCTTCCCTGGGAGGTAGTCCCGCCCCGATTAGAAAAAGTAGATTCGAACATTCATACTTTGGCACCGGTAACTCGTGATTGAATTCTCAGCTACTCGGTGTCTCGTTTGCATCGCCAAGTATTTCCAATTATCATTGGAATGCTCTGGTTGATTGACGTTTCCTCAACAAATGGTAACCGAGAGTCACAACCTTGATTGACTTGAACAGATTGAGGTATTTACTGGCGAGCAATGCACCAGCATACTTATATTTCATATAAGTCAAGTCGATTTTGTTATTATAGGGGTCTTATGTAACTTCgttcaaagatgagtctcctttgtTTCTGAGTAAGTGCCCGTAACTTCACTCAGATATAAGTCTCATTTTTTCCTGAATGAGTGTCATTAATTTGGCTCCCAGAGATTTATTTTGAGTGAGTGTCCATAACTTTGCTCCGAGATGtgtctattttatttctgagtgagtgcccgtgacttgactcagagatgagtctgcttcatttctgagtgagtgtccgtaATTTTGCTCTCAGCGACGAGTCGCCCTTTCTTTTTAGAGAGAGACCCTCAATTTTCCAGATAAGAGTCAATTTTATGTCGGAGTGAGTAcacgtaactttgctcaaagatcaGGTGGAGATGGAACCACAGTTTTAAAAGAAATATCTTAAACACATGGAGGCGCAGGTTAAATTTAccttttatttttacaaaactacAAATGAGAAATGATAACCTCAGCGTACACTATCTAAATATAACTTTCTTAATAGCATGTAAGCATTGAAGCATAGCCCGCTAATGCGACTTAGTAAAGTCTGGGATTTATCAAACACAGCGAGCATCGTCTACGCCCTTcactttttatatataaaagcatttgctcaaaccaaggtcacgcgcactcactcagagacAAAATGGATTTACCTCTGAGAAAAGTTAAGCGCACTCATACCAGtaaaaggagactcatctctgagcaaagttagaGGCACTCACTCATCAGTAAAGTAGACTTAGTAAAgtctgaaaattttcaaatgtagCGTTATTTAAATGTCTACGCCGTtcactttaaatatataaaagaatATTTGGTCAAAGTAAGGTCAAACGCACTCACTCAGAGACAAATGGATTCACCCACGAGCAAAGTTAAGCAAACTCATCCTAAAGTAAAatagactcatctttgagcacaAAGTTACGCACTCCTTCAGAAGTAAAGTAGACTCATCTCTGGAAAAAGTTACACAATGCCACTAAACTACCAAGGTATTTTGTATAAACACGTTTAACGATATTCTCGGAGAGAAGTAAATAACCTCCATGTCatgtaaaaatgatttttttgtatttataactTACTTTTGTGATCCTAAAGAACTACATGACGTTTAGTATTTGGGCATAATTTAACAACATTTcacaattttcagttttttttcacaatttaataACAATTCTGAAGCTGTCACAACCGaattaattcaaatttcaatgttttagctaaaaaatatctcaaggaatttgttgagattgcgattaaattgagttttggcacgaggcttattgttttccactttagctttcgtaacactgtaaatattgtccataaaatgtaatttttactccatacttacatggcccgccagtctagatggagaaaatttttggcccccagtccgaaaaccttgcccacctcgGGACTAAACTAAACCGTTTGCTTTTCTCCATTCGTGCATGCTTTATAATATCGTATAGGCAACATAACATCTCACTTTTAGCGGTGACCCTAGCTGTACCCAGATATGAGTCCCCTTCACTCCAAAGTGGCAGCAATCCCTCGCTATTAAATGTATTCGCAATGTCCGTAAGGAGATGATGACGTAAAATACCCGAAATGAGCTATTCCACAGTCAAACATCCTTGGGCCAATGATAATAAggtcaaaaatattgtttcagtTTTATGCCGAGCTTGACTAAATAGCGAGATTGTAGATTATGATATAACAATAGCCTGAAGGCGAGAACCATTGTTCATCGTCACCGCATCAAATTACATTGTAATCGACCGGTAGCGCAGGCTCTCGGAAGCCTGCGCTTACTCAAATTATTGGAATAAGGGTTAGAAATTCCTAGGTTATTTGTGTTCCCTTATCACCGTAATAAACAAGTTATGAAGCCAACTGGAAGAACAAACTAAAACGTCAAACAAGCAATGCAATTCACAAACTCCCTGTTTCGCGAGTCTGAAAATCTCAAATTTCCGAATGTCACAAGACCCGAAGTATGAGCAATAACTCACCTGCAGAAGGTACTGTTTTCCCGCCAAAGAGACTTCACATCCGAAGCATTGAGGCCCACGAGAGCTCATGATGACGTAAGCACTGACGTCACACTCGCCACAAAACACTTTATTTTAACTAAGTAATTAAATCTGtgaaaaaaacgaaaaacaaaTTAAACTCACACAAAAATAATCTTAATATGACGTGACACCCTCATCTCAGAAATAATTTATTACCTAAATAAGGTATTCAAGGGGCCACTGACATAATATATGTTGCACAACTCTATCTTAAGTTGGGCAAATTACATGTGGTGGGAGTCAGGCCAACCCCGTTCTTGTTTTGGGCCATGGACGACCGCAGTGAATATTTATCGTGTGGATACCTAGCgttatatagggtgtccattagaacttcaatttttttttggaaattgcaaaagaaatttatcgataccatatattattTTGGCCCTCATAgatgtaataaataaagtaaaaatattcaaacaattactgattgaaaacaCCAACAAATCTGgtcaacaaaaattgaaaactaactttattacaaaattgaaattgtgaagggacttaTGGGCACCCTGTTTTGAGTTAGTTTCGAATAGTTGTATCAACTTGTATGTGAAGTGCTCCATGTTGATACAGCTTACGTGAAGACATAggatatattttctgaaatgacgTAACCCGTTCTTGCAGTTTTGAATCCCGTCACTGTACGTAACCCGTCCTTCAGATAATGTTTACTTATCATACAAATGTTGTTCAGTTTTTAGGCCGCTCTAAATTATAGTTATACTTGTTAGGGATGCATTTCTTAGGCCAGTAATGTCTACAACATGTACCGGTTtaccgtttaattattatgcagatactgttacatttttgcggcaaaaaaacataaatacacACACAGATCTATATGTTTCGAATTTGGAAAATCAGTTAATCTCTTTATCTTTTCCCAAAATATAAACTTTAGCTCGTCTGTATTAAAACACTCGAATAGCATTATTTACGCAGGCTTACTATTCGCTCTGAACTCGCTACTTTTGCACACCGCACTCATATCTGCGGCTACCTATCGCTGTAATACTTACGCGTCTTGAGATTATAACTACACCATTGTTCAATCCCTTTTTGGCATCATAATGATGTATTATCACTATATTGTGAGAGAACAATGGAGAATGGATTTTTAAATCCAAACATTCTTCTTTTCGATCACAAACGAGTTTATGACGGAATAATGATCCACGAGTTTACTGACAACAACCCAGTGTTGATTTAGGCGTCGGTTACTGTTTACTTTATCATGTAATAAAGATACAAAGTTGGCCATGTATGGGGGAGGGATACGTGATCTTTTATGTGCGGATTAAGCTAGGTGGGTGGTGATATCACACTTTTACTACAACGATCAAGGATGGGACGAATGTTTGTTTTCTCGTACGCGATTTATTAATGGCTTGATAGAAGTTATTACAGAGATGCCGCGTGTACTCGGTTATAGGAAGCTTTCAACTTTCTGggcatttaaataaaaaaacggAATCTTCTCCGCGAATTAAAGAGGTTCGACCGTCTTGCTGCAGGCTAACACAAATGTGTTCATGTAATATGTCCAATGtcggacttcctcagacaaATGTATTTCAAGTGAATGTTTCTGAAATACATTCCGGttctcttgaatcacttagaatagttatcttGATTCTAACGTcaacatccttgcattatatggaTACAGATCCACTGACCAGGCATAGAAGTAAGATAAGTAGAAATCAGAGCACACGCTCTTATATGACAttatatcacaaaaagtttGGTCGACCTTGTTGACCTTGAAGTAGAGGTAAGATCGAacccaaaaattccagcccggCCCGAtccaggcccgtgggtattaaacctgacccgagcccgactgattaactggatttgcagatCCAAGCCCGAAGCAAAcgtgaaatttcatatttagtaGGTAAATAGCGATTACAGCTCTTTCTCTgttttatccaaattatttattttataacaaGTATTACTTAGTTTAGTATTACAAatagttttagtatatatttttataaacctATATTTATTTGGGAAAAAGTAAGCGATAGTGAAGCCGAACCCGACCCGAatgtaatgattgacatttcaggcccgaccctgCCCGAATTTCGAAACT encodes:
- the LOC120337408 gene encoding four and a half LIM domains protein 2-like yields the protein MSSRGPQCFGCEVSLAGKQYLLQDSNKYCVNCFESYYCNPCNTCGKVIGTDCRDVTYKDQHYHELCFTCSVCDNPLADTSFTNRDGKFVCVSCYDDKFAPKCHECGKKFKAGTRRMEYGGLQYHEACFRCATCGRSIGTKSFVKRDGGVHCENCFESNIASKCVKCSKPIKTSGVTYRDDAYHGKCFICAGCDVCLANEKFTSHDDQPFCLKCHVDKFSKKCYKCQKPITGLGGGKMISFEDLGWHVDCFTCRTCSTALEGQGFVMLEDDTFCAGCADAIEVN